In Bacteroidales bacterium, the following are encoded in one genomic region:
- a CDS encoding nicotinamide mononucleotide transporter produces MQEFFSFLESNWFEILAAILGIIAVFLQIKQNIFFWIVTVANTLMYIWVYMSQKLYALMFLMIYYIIISLFGIYNWKRKKQKNNEELKISTIKLKSWLYIILGMFAAFISIFFILKTFTNSANPLLDGLVTTLSFSAIWMLANKKIENWIVWFISDMISCGLYIQQKMYPTLALYIVLVIMAVIGFFEWRKNLRHG; encoded by the coding sequence ATGCAGGAATTTTTTTCTTTTTTAGAGTCAAATTGGTTTGAAATTTTAGCAGCAATTTTGGGAATTATTGCGGTTTTCTTGCAAATAAAGCAAAACATATTCTTTTGGATTGTTACTGTAGCAAACACATTGATGTACATTTGGGTGTATATGTCGCAAAAATTGTACGCACTAATGTTTTTAATGATTTATTACATTATTATTAGCTTATTTGGAATTTATAATTGGAAAAGGAAAAAGCAAAAAAATAATGAAGAACTAAAAATTTCCACTATAAAGCTGAAATCGTGGCTATACATAATTTTAGGAATGTTTGCAGCTTTTATTTCTATTTTCTTTATTTTAAAAACATTTACAAACTCTGCAAATCCGCTACTAGACGGATTGGTTACAACGCTTTCTTTTTCTGCAATTTGGATGTTGGCAAATAAAAAAATTGAAAATTGGATTGTTTGGTTTATAAGCGACATGATTTCTTGTGGCTTGTATATTCAGCAAAAGATGTATCCAACATTGGCTTTATATATTGTGCTTGTGATAATGGCTGTAATTGGTTTTTTTGAATGGAGAAAAAATTTGCGACATGGCTGA
- a CDS encoding shikimate kinase, translated as MKIFVVGYMAAGKTRFAKKLAAQLGLSFIDLDEVVLNEAKISSAEYIRKFGESEFRKFEHDCLMKCLSSDNFVLATGGGTPCFFDNMNLMNKNGITVWLNIPFVHILQRLSNKRGDRPMVATVNGKIDKIKVEEHYQKRIPFYKQAQIIIDEADVNRVIEKLEL; from the coding sequence ATGAAAATTTTTGTAGTTGGATATATGGCTGCTGGTAAAACCCGTTTTGCAAAAAAACTTGCAGCTCAATTAGGCTTGTCATTTATAGATTTAGACGAGGTTGTGCTGAATGAAGCAAAAATCTCATCTGCTGAATATATTAGGAAATTTGGCGAATCAGAGTTTAGAAAATTTGAGCATGATTGCTTGATGAAATGCTTGAGTAGCGATAATTTTGTGTTGGCTACGGGCGGCGGCACACCTTGCTTTTTTGATAATATGAATTTGATGAACAAAAATGGCATTACTGTTTGGCTTAATATCCCTTTTGTTCATATTTTGCAGCGACTCTCAAATAAACGTGGCGATAGACCTATGGTTGCAACTGTAAATGGCAAAATTGATAAAATTAAAGTTGAAGAACATTATCAAAAAAGAATTCCTTTTTATAAGCAAGCACAAATTATTATTGATGAAGCTGATGTTAATCGTGTGATTGAAAAGTTGGAGTTATAA
- a CDS encoding META domain-containing protein, producing the protein MKRIIFLLTSLAILCNACKEDDSTQTTDITKSSWKIKSIAVDGYRSKTPNKDYHGNDISDNAYKLSFENDKTFNLYLGINSVIGKYKTPCSGKITFKDCLTTEKCCDSDFDEHVVKTIPLITSYQVLDDNLILKGKKCEIKLKKE; encoded by the coding sequence ATGAAAAGAATAATATTTTTATTGACATCACTTGCAATTTTATGCAATGCTTGCAAAGAAGACGATTCAACACAGACAACTGATATTACAAAGTCTTCGTGGAAAATAAAAAGCATAGCTGTTGATGGATATAGATCAAAAACGCCAAACAAAGATTATCATGGAAATGATATTTCAGACAATGCATATAAATTATCTTTTGAAAATGACAAAACATTTAATTTATATCTAGGAATTAATTCTGTAATAGGAAAATATAAAACACCATGCTCAGGAAAAATTACTTTTAAAGATTGTTTAACAACAGAAAAATGCTGTGATAGTGATTTTGACGAACATGTAGTGAAAACTATTCCATTAATCACATCTTATCAAGTTTTAGATGACAACCTTATTTTAAAAGGTAAAAAATGCGAAATCAAATTAAAAAAAGAATAG
- a CDS encoding ATP-binding protein, with protein sequence MAEMKTIKIAITGPESTGKTALTNYLAKTFNATAVPEVARKYLTPLDGIYDYNDVLNIAKLQMEEEDRLAEKAKLVFCDTELVVNKIWCDVKFRKCHDWILNELKNREYDLVLLCRADLPWEYDAFRENPDDLDFLMEIYRKEVPIYYKNHVEIFGNGNKRFKMAELEVQKVLQKLKL encoded by the coding sequence ATGGCTGAGATGAAAACTATAAAAATTGCAATTACAGGTCCTGAAAGCACAGGCAAAACGGCTCTTACAAATTATCTTGCCAAAACTTTCAATGCTACTGCGGTGCCAGAAGTAGCTCGTAAATATCTTACACCTTTAGATGGAATTTATGATTATAACGATGTGCTAAATATCGCAAAATTGCAAATGGAAGAAGAAGATAGGCTTGCTGAAAAGGCAAAATTAGTTTTTTGCGATACAGAGTTAGTTGTAAATAAAATTTGGTGTGATGTTAAGTTTAGAAAATGCCACGATTGGATTTTAAATGAGTTAAAGAACAGAGAATATGATTTAGTTTTGCTTTGTAGAGCAGACCTGCCTTGGGAATACGATGCTTTTAGAGAAAACCCAGACGATTTAGATTTTCTTATGGAAATTTACAGAAAGGAAGTGCCAATTTATTATAAAAATCATGTGGAGATTTTTGGGAACGGGAATAAGCGTTTTAAAATGGCTGAATTAGAAGTTCAGAAAGTTTTGCAAAAATTAAAACTCTAA
- a CDS encoding DedA family protein, with protein sequence MGITEKIAFWATAFIASTGYVGIFVLMVMESMIFPIPSEAVMPFAGFNIVDGNLTWVGVIVASTLGSIVGSLISYYIGYYGGKPFIARFGKFFLLNQHHLELSEKFFAKRGEITIFIARFVPVVRHFISIPAGFGKMNLVKFIIFTAIGAGMWNTFLTWVGYSLRENWEEVMTYSHAIDVVVLAVLGAAALFYLYKIIKNLRKPKVEPEK encoded by the coding sequence ATGGGAATTACTGAAAAAATTGCGTTTTGGGCTACTGCTTTTATTGCATCAACAGGCTATGTAGGTATTTTTGTTTTAATGGTAATGGAAAGTATGATTTTTCCTATACCTAGCGAAGCTGTAATGCCATTTGCAGGATTTAATATTGTTGATGGAAATCTCACTTGGGTTGGTGTAATTGTTGCTTCAACACTTGGGAGTATCGTTGGTTCGCTTATTTCATATTACATAGGATATTATGGTGGAAAGCCTTTTATCGCTCGTTTTGGAAAGTTTTTCTTATTAAATCAGCATCATCTTGAATTGTCAGAGAAATTTTTTGCAAAACGTGGTGAAATAACCATTTTTATTGCACGATTTGTGCCTGTTGTTAGGCATTTTATTTCTATTCCTGCTGGTTTTGGAAAGATGAATTTAGTTAAGTTTATTATTTTTACTGCGATTGGAGCTGGAATGTGGAATACTTTTTTAACTTGGGTAGGGTATTCGCTAAGAGAAAATTGGGAAGAAGTAATGACTTATTCGCACGCGATAGATGTGGTTGTGCTGGCTGTTTTAGGTGCTGCAGCTTTGTTTTATCTTTATAAGATTATCAAAAATTTAAGAAAGCCAAAGGTTGAACCTGAAAAATAA